In Fluviicola taffensis DSM 16823, the following are encoded in one genomic region:
- a CDS encoding DUF4304 domain-containing protein, translating into MFKFFRSNKKSHNLPKRYWTFNELSEKERSEITSKILYHNIKSSEFKKSITKYLTPKLRELGFKGSGGNFKKTSGHYIHTIQLFGSKYGGEGYVEIGVHLDFLPDSIHQPIDYTKIKTIDCFTRHSLHLENGKQMVDYGANESETKESIELIYKMIIEDALPYFELFNDFPSPFDKISLSDLTTDNSEFDKYRLSGKTLLIARIKLWMGQKEEAAKISEYGKTQVNGRQGSGLIIYFDKIINGDENFYLNDQEKVIVQKEREKQPREKVHFLEELNRIESLR; encoded by the coding sequence ATGTTTAAATTTTTCCGTTCAAATAAAAAAAGTCATAACCTACCAAAGAGGTATTGGACTTTTAATGAACTTTCAGAGAAGGAAAGAAGCGAGATAACATCTAAAATTTTATATCATAATATCAAAAGTTCTGAATTCAAAAAGAGTATTACTAAATATCTCACACCAAAGTTAAGAGAGTTAGGATTTAAAGGTAGCGGAGGTAACTTCAAAAAAACATCAGGGCATTACATTCACACAATACAGCTCTTTGGCAGTAAGTATGGTGGTGAAGGTTATGTTGAAATTGGTGTTCATCTTGATTTTTTGCCTGACAGTATACATCAACCGATAGATTACACAAAAATTAAAACAATTGATTGTTTTACAAGGCATTCTCTTCATCTTGAAAATGGGAAGCAAATGGTTGATTATGGAGCCAATGAATCAGAAACAAAAGAGTCAATTGAATTGATCTATAAAATGATTATTGAAGATGCATTGCCATACTTCGAGTTATTTAATGACTTTCCCTCTCCGTTTGATAAAATTTCATTGAGTGATTTAACGACGGATAATTCCGAATTCGATAAATACCGATTATCAGGAAAAACTCTTCTGATAGCTCGAATTAAGCTCTGGATGGGACAAAAGGAGGAAGCTGCTAAAATCTCCGAGTATGGAAAAACTCAAGTTAATGGTAGACAAGGTTCTGGATTAATTATTTATTTCGATAAAATAATTAATGGAGATGAAAATTTTTATTTGAATGATCAAGAAAAAGTCATCGTACAAAAGGAACGTGAAAAGCAACCACGAGAAAAAGTGCATTTTTTAGAGGAACTAAATCGGATTGAATCTCTGCGATAA
- a CDS encoding GyrI-like domain-containing protein, translating to MIQQKGFKIIGISVETSNQGGEASSAIGALWGQFISENLLSKIPNQLDSDILCIYTNYESDYTGKYTCFLGVKVSSLEKIPEGLVGQEFEGGKFQPFLAQGEFPQAIVDTWQSIWDQDKSLNRSYTYDYEVYDDKSRQGEESEAAIFIAIN from the coding sequence ATGATTCAGCAAAAAGGATTCAAAATCATCGGAATTTCAGTAGAAACATCCAATCAGGGAGGTGAAGCTTCTTCAGCTATTGGAGCACTTTGGGGACAATTTATTTCAGAAAATTTACTTTCTAAAATCCCCAATCAACTCGACTCTGATATTTTGTGCATTTACACCAATTATGAAAGTGATTACACTGGTAAATACACTTGTTTCCTTGGCGTAAAAGTAAGTTCTTTGGAGAAAATACCTGAAGGATTGGTTGGTCAAGAATTTGAAGGTGGGAAGTTTCAACCGTTTCTTGCTCAAGGCGAATTTCCACAGGCAATCGTTGATACGTGGCAATCAATTTGGGACCAAGATAAATCGTTAAATCGAAGTTATACCTACGATTACGAAGTCTATGACGACAAATCGAGACAAGGAGAAGAATCCGAAGCAGCAATTTTCATCGCAATAAACTAG
- a CDS encoding NAD(P)H-binding protein has product MTICISGASGLVGNELLIQLLNDSRTEKVLVLARNPLGFGHPKMQVVLVAFEDIEKLEVTEKIDIGFCALGTTLRKAGSKEKQQQIDRDFVISFSKFCKKSGVQNIGIVSSIGANEKSSNFYLRTKGQMESGVSTVGIPTTVFIRPSFLIGPRKERSIRDKLVQLLSFIISPLLFGKAKKYRGIHASRVAQSLIKATINKSEGIHYV; this is encoded by the coding sequence ATGACAATTTGTATCTCTGGAGCAAGTGGTTTGGTAGGAAATGAACTTCTCATTCAACTACTGAATGATTCTCGTACTGAAAAAGTACTTGTCTTGGCACGGAATCCATTGGGATTTGGTCATCCAAAGATGCAAGTTGTACTTGTTGCTTTCGAAGACATCGAGAAATTGGAAGTCACTGAAAAAATAGATATCGGATTCTGTGCGCTTGGAACAACTCTTCGAAAAGCTGGAAGCAAAGAAAAGCAACAACAAATAGACCGCGATTTTGTGATTTCATTTAGCAAGTTCTGCAAAAAATCAGGGGTACAAAACATAGGAATCGTTTCATCGATTGGTGCCAACGAAAAATCCTCTAATTTTTACCTCCGTACAAAAGGACAGATGGAAAGTGGTGTCTCTACTGTTGGAATTCCAACAACCGTTTTTATTCGCCCGTCATTTTTGATTGGTCCCCGAAAAGAAAGAAGTATTCGTGATAAACTCGTTCAACTGCTTTCCTTTATCATCAGTCCACTACTGTTTGGAAAAGCAAAAAAATACCGAGGAATCCATGCGTCCCGCGTTGCACAATCCTTGATAAAAGCAACTATCAATAAATCAGAAGGAATTCACTACGTATAG
- a CDS encoding sensor histidine kinase yields MRAFKVNSWLVFLFFFITCLNQKANAQPLGKLIESTLDYNSPFTIRVFGTEDGVPQHQISSMIRNKHGLLIIGTANGLVEFNGQSFSDINPTDESRKMLCGDLYIDEKTNILYGLDLKSRLYIISPYTKELFKDENQIAKMHHDSLIFITKKNEFRIAKIGSTKSRLISKISPQKTILGCGIADDTPFYSNLEGSFFLIKGKWVKLTNEIFSKSKKNQYTGQYYLLGVSSLTSFENGKLKIESFQENTADYLFTDIAFSPAGETFVSSHQGLFYRNKKHSLFESLNSNIPTKLILSLEYNTDENFLFAGTTNKGLFQIKEKSCISFFDESVLKESSLSSIVKNEQDELLISGTFSSIFALKNYSLSKYINFHTDFSTLATINGEIWAGTWGSGAFVIRNHQIIRQIKDPFYGAPILAMFQDRKKRIWIGSEDGLAVGTNEKSLKQIAKKQKIGLVICIYQLKNGDILVGGENGFYIFSEDLQLKNQIGIRNGLSGKEVRSFHEKEDGTFYIGTYGGGLYYWDNKKLLSINRMKNCLLDNDIFTLAPDKKGNLYISSNHGLYVINEKKMEDFIQHKINFLIPFRVGHDDGILNTEFNGGFQNNYFTPDNKHFYFPSIQGLVVCFLEIPKYRKLKPFLKEILVNDKIQKLSNHVFSRTTHTINLKFNCPNFTNFYNLYYQYKLVGPDLKEMWSVPTKKGEISFRMLPPGEYTVYMRGIDGFNDQNPREISYSFKIEKHIYETLWFRLVAFGLVFLLIFLLTYKRIQISKDQELKESEHKNTMFELKLKAIQAKMNPHFIFNCLNNIQYLIVMGKQEEAEFALSDFSGLLRKFLQQSDHSFITLRDEVELLKSYISVERFRFEEGLNVEVKIPENLLHLKIPTLLIQPTVENAIVHGLTHKKGDKKLIIKGYKENDSIILKIEDNGIGRQEAKRINTYRANHISHGWNMVLDKINLLKAKYQYSVIFEIIDKPDNSGTIVIFKIPLVLEEMLEN; encoded by the coding sequence ATGAGAGCTTTCAAAGTCAATTCTTGGCTCGTATTTCTATTTTTTTTCATTACCTGTCTCAATCAAAAAGCGAATGCTCAACCACTTGGAAAATTAATCGAATCTACATTAGATTACAATTCTCCCTTTACCATTCGAGTTTTTGGAACAGAAGATGGAGTTCCTCAGCATCAAATCTCTTCGATGATTCGGAACAAACATGGACTTTTAATTATTGGAACAGCGAATGGGCTAGTTGAATTTAACGGTCAAAGCTTTTCAGATATCAATCCAACAGATGAAAGTCGTAAAATGCTCTGTGGGGATTTATACATTGATGAAAAAACGAACATTCTTTATGGTCTAGATCTTAAATCAAGATTATATATTATTTCACCATACACGAAGGAATTGTTCAAAGATGAGAACCAAATAGCCAAAATGCACCATGATTCGCTCATTTTCATTACTAAGAAGAATGAATTCAGAATTGCAAAGATTGGATCAACAAAAAGCAGACTCATCAGCAAAATAAGTCCTCAAAAAACAATTCTTGGTTGTGGAATTGCCGACGACACTCCATTTTATTCAAATTTAGAAGGAAGTTTTTTTCTCATCAAGGGCAAGTGGGTAAAACTCACAAATGAAATTTTTTCGAAATCTAAAAAAAATCAATACACTGGACAATATTATTTACTGGGAGTAAGCAGCCTCACCTCCTTTGAAAATGGAAAACTTAAAATTGAATCCTTTCAAGAGAACACTGCGGATTATTTATTCACAGATATCGCATTTAGCCCAGCTGGTGAAACATTCGTATCCTCTCATCAAGGCCTTTTCTACCGCAATAAAAAGCATTCCCTATTTGAATCATTAAATTCAAATATTCCAACCAAATTGATTTTATCTTTGGAATATAATACAGATGAAAACTTCTTGTTTGCGGGAACCACTAATAAAGGTCTTTTCCAAATAAAAGAAAAATCGTGTATTTCATTTTTTGATGAGAGTGTTCTCAAAGAATCTTCGTTGAGTTCTATTGTTAAAAATGAACAGGATGAACTACTTATTTCAGGAACTTTTTCAAGTATTTTCGCCTTAAAAAACTATTCGTTATCTAAATACATCAATTTTCACACGGACTTTTCTACACTTGCCACTATTAATGGAGAAATCTGGGCTGGAACATGGGGATCAGGAGCATTTGTAATCAGAAACCACCAAATCATTAGACAAATCAAAGATCCTTTTTATGGCGCTCCAATATTGGCAATGTTCCAAGATCGAAAAAAAAGAATCTGGATCGGAAGTGAAGATGGATTAGCAGTAGGAACCAACGAAAAAAGCTTGAAGCAAATAGCTAAAAAACAAAAAATCGGATTAGTCATTTGCATCTATCAATTAAAAAATGGAGACATTCTTGTTGGCGGTGAAAATGGATTCTATATTTTTTCGGAAGATCTCCAGCTGAAAAATCAAATTGGTATTCGAAATGGGTTAAGCGGAAAAGAGGTTCGTTCTTTTCACGAAAAAGAAGATGGAACTTTTTACATTGGAACATACGGTGGAGGATTGTATTATTGGGACAATAAAAAGCTTCTCTCCATCAATCGAATGAAAAATTGTTTGTTAGATAACGACATTTTCACTTTAGCTCCTGACAAAAAAGGGAACTTATATATCTCTTCAAATCATGGTTTGTATGTAATCAATGAGAAAAAAATGGAGGATTTTATCCAACATAAAATCAATTTTCTAATTCCATTCCGCGTAGGTCATGATGATGGAATTCTTAATACGGAGTTCAACGGAGGTTTTCAAAATAATTATTTCACTCCCGATAACAAACATTTTTATTTTCCGAGCATACAAGGACTAGTTGTCTGTTTTCTAGAAATTCCAAAATACCGGAAGCTAAAACCATTTCTAAAAGAAATTTTAGTGAATGATAAAATTCAAAAACTAAGTAATCACGTCTTTTCAAGAACTACACATACAATCAATCTGAAATTCAACTGTCCGAATTTTACAAACTTTTACAATCTCTATTATCAATACAAATTAGTAGGCCCCGATTTAAAGGAAATGTGGAGCGTTCCAACCAAGAAAGGAGAAATCAGTTTTCGAATGCTTCCTCCTGGAGAATATACCGTTTACATGCGTGGAATAGATGGCTTTAATGACCAAAATCCCCGCGAAATAAGTTATTCGTTTAAGATTGAAAAGCATATTTACGAGACCCTTTGGTTTCGATTAGTTGCTTTTGGATTAGTTTTTCTGCTCATCTTTCTCTTGACCTATAAGCGCATTCAGATTTCAAAAGACCAAGAATTAAAGGAAAGTGAGCACAAAAATACCATGTTTGAATTGAAGTTAAAAGCAATTCAGGCAAAAATGAATCCGCATTTTATTTTCAACTGTTTGAACAATATTCAATACTTAATTGTGATGGGAAAACAAGAAGAAGCAGAGTTTGCTCTTAGTGATTTCTCGGGGTTACTTCGGAAATTTTTGCAACAGAGTGATCATTCATTCATTACATTGAGAGATGAAGTAGAATTACTCAAATCCTACATTTCTGTAGAACGCTTCCGATTTGAAGAAGGATTAAATGTTGAAGTAAAAATACCCGAAAATCTTCTTCATTTAAAAATCCCAACACTCTTGATTCAACCAACGGTAGAAAATGCAATCGTTCATGGATTAACTCATAAAAAAGGAGACAAAAAATTGATTATCAAAGGTTACAAAGAAAATGATTCCATTATTTTGAAAATTGAAGACAATGGGATTGGGAGACAAGAAGCAAAAAGAATAAACACCTATCGAGCAAATCACATTTCACATGGTTGGAATATGGTTCTTGACAAGATTAATTTATTGAAGGCAAAATATCAATATTCAGTTATCTTTGAAATTATAGACAAGCCTGATAATAGTGGAACAATTGTTATATTTAAAATTCCACTGGTACTTGAAGAAATGCTTGAAAATTAA
- a CDS encoding LytR/AlgR family response regulator transcription factor: MKVLILDDIRISREGLAALLNKIDPSIEIAASVATLEEAKQAFDEKTIDVAFLDIQLQSGTSFDLVDEIPFETKVVFITAYDEHAISAIRKGAFDYLLKPINSADLRNCIQRIYDVDSQTSESIETTQTKTDDPLINQDIIGITGIDAITFLKIEDILYLKADGKYTMIQTTKEHITSSKNLKVFENMLPESKFMRVHHSFLLNLKFITKYQKEYNTLVLENGAQIPVSKSRKELLMQRLMHV; the protein is encoded by the coding sequence GTGAAGGTTCTTATACTTGATGATATCCGGATTAGCAGAGAAGGTTTAGCCGCTTTGCTAAATAAAATTGATCCTTCGATTGAAATCGCTGCTAGCGTTGCAACATTAGAAGAAGCGAAACAAGCATTTGATGAAAAAACCATCGATGTAGCTTTTTTAGATATTCAATTACAATCAGGAACTAGTTTTGATTTAGTGGATGAGATTCCCTTTGAAACGAAAGTTGTTTTTATTACTGCCTACGATGAGCATGCCATTTCTGCGATTCGCAAAGGTGCTTTTGATTATTTATTGAAACCCATCAATTCAGCAGATTTAAGGAATTGCATTCAGCGTATTTACGACGTGGATTCTCAAACAAGCGAGTCAATAGAAACTACTCAAACAAAAACAGATGATCCTTTAATAAATCAAGATATCATTGGTATAACAGGAATTGATGCAATCACTTTTTTGAAAATTGAAGATATTCTTTATTTAAAAGCGGATGGAAAATACACAATGATTCAAACAACCAAAGAGCACATTACAAGTTCCAAGAATTTAAAGGTTTTTGAAAACATGTTGCCCGAATCAAAATTTATGCGGGTTCACCATTCTTTTCTATTGAATTTGAAATTCATTACTAAATATCAGAAGGAATACAACACCTTGGTTCTTGAAAATGGAGCGCAAATTCCAGTTTCAAAGTCGCGCAAAGAACTCTTAATGCAGCGCTTGATGCATGTTTAA
- a CDS encoding type IA DNA topoisomerase gives MKLCIAEKPSVARDIAEVIGAKQRHDGFYEGNGYWVTWTFGHLCTLKEPHDYHEKWKFWKLEDLPIIPEKFGIKLIDDAGVKKQFSIIEKLVANCDEVINCGDAGQEGELIQRWVLSKAKCKVPMKRLWISSLTEEAIREGFQSLKEGEQYKNLYSAGSARAIGDWLLGMNATRLFTKKFGQGKATLSIGRVQTPTLAMIVGRQKEIDAFRSDEYWELKTNYRETEFSAVIDRLQSQERADKGLAYLKEHPFEITSFEQKEGKEGNPRLFDLTSLQVESNKKIGNSADETLKLIQSLYEKKLVTYPRVDTTYLSEDLHPKIEGIMKGLTYYSRFTESLLNKPIPKAKTVFDDKKVTDHHAIIPTGIQPNGLSHPEQQIYDMIVRRFIAAFYPECKVSNTTVLGKVGQIEFKATGKQIIEPGWRVVWEETKDSDSEGKKTVEKPEQTMPHFEEGESGPHEPFIHQGKTSPPKAYTEATLLRAMETAGRMVDDEELRDMMKENGIGRPATRANIIETLFKRKYIEKKRKNLIPTSTGMGLIDTIQSELLKSAELTGQWERKLRLIEKGEYDLEQFKRELMVMVRELTDEVIFSQAPIRIQLHSDTPVQVVKEKKERKKVEKQSIEDLDCPKCKSVKLMTGKKGVGCSNFKVCGFMVPFELLGKKLTEKQLIDLISKGKTGKMKGLAIPGSHQVIEGSIALDESFNITVL, from the coding sequence ATGAAGTTGTGTATTGCCGAAAAGCCATCCGTTGCTAGAGATATCGCAGAAGTCATTGGTGCAAAACAGCGTCATGATGGCTTTTACGAAGGAAATGGTTATTGGGTAACTTGGACTTTTGGTCATCTTTGCACACTCAAAGAGCCACACGATTATCATGAAAAATGGAAATTTTGGAAGTTAGAAGACTTGCCCATTATTCCTGAAAAATTCGGAATCAAACTCATTGATGATGCAGGTGTGAAAAAGCAATTCTCCATCATTGAAAAGCTCGTTGCTAATTGTGATGAGGTTATCAATTGCGGGGATGCTGGACAAGAAGGAGAATTGATCCAACGTTGGGTTTTGTCGAAAGCAAAATGCAAAGTTCCTATGAAGCGTTTGTGGATTTCTTCACTTACCGAAGAAGCGATTCGAGAAGGATTTCAATCGCTGAAAGAAGGTGAACAGTATAAAAACTTGTATTCTGCCGGAAGTGCACGAGCAATTGGAGATTGGTTATTGGGAATGAATGCAACGCGCTTGTTTACGAAGAAATTTGGTCAAGGAAAAGCTACATTATCCATCGGTCGCGTTCAAACGCCCACTTTGGCAATGATTGTTGGTCGACAAAAGGAAATTGATGCTTTTCGCTCTGATGAATATTGGGAGTTGAAAACGAATTATAGAGAAACAGAATTTTCGGCAGTTATTGACCGTTTGCAATCTCAAGAGCGAGCAGATAAAGGCTTGGCTTATTTGAAAGAACATCCTTTTGAAATAACTTCCTTCGAACAAAAAGAGGGGAAAGAGGGAAATCCGCGTTTATTTGACTTAACGTCTTTGCAAGTGGAATCGAATAAGAAAATTGGAAATTCGGCAGATGAAACCTTGAAGCTCATTCAAAGTTTGTATGAAAAGAAATTGGTGACTTACCCAAGGGTCGATACTACTTATTTGAGTGAAGATTTGCATCCGAAGATTGAGGGAATCATGAAAGGATTAACCTATTATTCCCGATTCACTGAATCTCTGTTGAATAAGCCAATTCCAAAGGCGAAAACGGTTTTCGACGATAAAAAAGTAACCGATCACCATGCAATTATTCCAACAGGAATTCAACCCAATGGTTTGAGTCATCCAGAGCAGCAGATTTACGATATGATTGTTCGCCGATTCATTGCTGCGTTTTATCCCGAATGTAAAGTTTCGAATACAACTGTTTTAGGGAAAGTTGGACAAATTGAATTCAAAGCTACTGGAAAGCAAATTATCGAACCAGGTTGGCGTGTTGTTTGGGAAGAAACGAAAGACTCTGATTCGGAAGGTAAAAAAACGGTTGAAAAACCAGAGCAAACGATGCCTCATTTTGAAGAAGGGGAAAGTGGGCCGCATGAACCATTTATTCACCAAGGAAAAACAAGTCCTCCAAAAGCGTATACCGAAGCAACTTTGCTCAGAGCAATGGAAACTGCGGGTAGAATGGTTGATGATGAGGAATTGCGCGATATGATGAAGGAAAATGGAATTGGTAGACCAGCAACTCGAGCGAATATTATTGAAACCTTGTTTAAACGCAAGTACATTGAGAAAAAACGGAAAAACCTGATTCCAACCAGCACTGGAATGGGTTTAATCGATACAATCCAAAGTGAACTTCTGAAAAGTGCTGAATTAACAGGGCAATGGGAACGTAAATTACGTTTGATCGAGAAAGGCGAATACGATTTGGAACAATTCAAGCGGGAATTAATGGTTATGGTGCGCGAATTAACGGATGAGGTGATTTTTTCTCAGGCTCCAATTCGCATTCAATTGCATAGCGATACGCCAGTTCAAGTGGTGAAGGAAAAGAAAGAACGCAAGAAGGTCGAAAAGCAATCTATTGAGGATCTTGATTGTCCGAAATGTAAATCGGTCAAGTTGATGACGGGTAAAAAAGGTGTTGGCTGTAGTAATTTCAAGGTGTGTGGATTCATGGTTCCTTTTGAATTACTTGGAAAGAAACTAACCGAAAAACAACTCATTGATTTGATTTCCAAAGGAAAAACGGGTAAAATGAAAGGTTTAGCTATTCCAGGTTCTCATCAAGTCATTGAAGGGTCGATTGCTTTGGATGAAAGTTTCAATATTACGGTTCTTTAA
- a CDS encoding dihydrofolate reductase, translated as MKIALIVAMDNERGIGKNNDLMWHLPADMKFFKETTTGHIIVTGRKNYDSIPERFRPLPNRENAVLTRNTDYEAPGALVFSSLEGCLKHYENETDKTVFIIGGGQIYKEAMALDIVDELFISHVDHTYGADTFFPEFDESLWNTETVFEQEVDEKHAVSFQVMKYVKK; from the coding sequence ATGAAAATAGCATTAATCGTTGCAATGGACAACGAACGAGGAATTGGAAAAAACAACGATTTGATGTGGCATTTGCCTGCGGATATGAAGTTTTTTAAAGAAACCACAACCGGTCATATTATCGTAACAGGTCGCAAAAATTACGATTCCATTCCAGAGCGTTTTCGTCCTTTACCAAACCGGGAAAATGCTGTTTTGACTCGAAATACCGATTACGAGGCTCCTGGTGCACTAGTTTTTTCGTCTTTGGAAGGATGTTTAAAGCACTATGAAAACGAAACTGATAAAACGGTCTTTATTATTGGTGGCGGACAGATTTACAAAGAAGCAATGGCCTTGGATATCGTTGATGAACTATTTATTTCTCATGTCGATCATACTTACGGCGCAGATACATTCTTTCCGGAATTTGATGAATCACTTTGGAATACGGAAACTGTTTTTGAGCAGGAAGTGGATGAGAAGCATGCGGTGAGTTTTCAGGTAATGAAGTATGTCAAGAAATAA
- a CDS encoding DUF4230 domain-containing protein has product MKRQRIKEIRTLIVRLALIAGIAIASYLVYRLFFKAESKEEIILDETPLKVEQIRAILELNTLKFQDEAVVDSVEYYQSQDEFYSGTLDKLLDIDQLKNGLNPSGVKRRLTLIVRGELLYGVDLKRKDFQFIPKGDTLEILIPEPELLSISLNPKGTEVYLENGKWNDYERTHLQKKARNKMIVSGNRLKLPERAKAPLEKAIRGLVRTDKIVVISFSK; this is encoded by the coding sequence ATGAAACGCCAAAGGATAAAAGAAATACGAACATTGATCGTTAGATTGGCGTTGATAGCAGGAATAGCCATTGCCTCATATTTGGTTTACAGACTGTTTTTCAAAGCCGAATCTAAAGAAGAGATCATTCTGGATGAAACGCCATTAAAAGTGGAGCAAATTCGGGCTATTTTGGAATTGAATACCCTTAAATTTCAGGATGAGGCGGTCGTTGATAGTGTGGAGTACTATCAATCTCAAGATGAATTTTATTCTGGAACACTTGATAAGCTATTGGATATTGATCAACTCAAAAATGGATTGAATCCAAGTGGCGTCAAACGAAGACTCACACTCATTGTTCGTGGGGAATTGTTATATGGTGTTGATTTGAAACGAAAAGATTTTCAATTTATCCCAAAAGGAGATACCCTGGAAATTTTAATTCCTGAACCAGAATTACTTTCAATTTCCTTGAATCCAAAAGGGACTGAAGTGTATTTGGAAAACGGTAAATGGAACGATTACGAACGAACGCATTTGCAGAAAAAAGCCCGCAATAAAATGATTGTATCAGGAAATCGGTTGAAATTGCCAGAACGCGCAAAAGCTCCTTTGGAAAAAGCCATCAGAGGGTTGGTTCGAACAGATAAAATAGTAGTTATTTCCTTCAGTAAGTAA
- a CDS encoding DUF4230 domain-containing protein — MKNWFVLSLVFLLLTSCGDENEVQQTEVYQIRSIGTLSTTEYTLGKIIKWNDEGEWYKFGDRKILLSCKATVKAGVNLNSIKDSDIQIEGKKITIQLPPPEIVSFVMNPDLIRTEMTDVSGFRSDFSQVDKSKVLQKGEESIRKDLRKLNILNEAERNAKTFITDFYKNLGFEQVIVHETPKDKRNTNIDR, encoded by the coding sequence ATGAAAAATTGGTTTGTACTAAGTTTGGTGTTTTTGTTGCTTACTTCTTGTGGAGATGAGAATGAGGTGCAACAAACCGAAGTTTACCAAATTCGATCAATCGGTACGCTTTCAACTACCGAGTATACGCTTGGTAAAATTATCAAGTGGAATGATGAAGGAGAATGGTATAAGTTTGGGGATCGTAAAATACTTTTGAGCTGTAAAGCTACAGTCAAAGCTGGAGTGAATTTGAACTCCATCAAAGATTCGGATATTCAGATTGAAGGAAAAAAAATAACAATTCAACTTCCACCACCTGAAATTGTATCTTTTGTTATGAATCCAGATCTGATTCGTACAGAAATGACCGATGTGAGTGGTTTTCGATCTGATTTTTCGCAAGTGGATAAATCGAAAGTTTTGCAGAAAGGAGAGGAGTCGATTCGAAAAGATCTCCGAAAATTGAATATATTGAATGAAGCGGAACGAAATGCGAAAACCTTCATTACAGACTTTTACAAGAATTTAGGATTTGAACAAGTAATCGTGCATGAAACGCCAAAGGATAAAAGAAATACGAACATTGATCGTTAG
- a CDS encoding M20 metallopeptidase family protein produces the protein MDSAIQHIIRTRSTELFDKVKGYREHMHRFPELSYAEFKTMSFVAEQLEKIGIPYQKEVAGTGILAIIRSSKHTENDSCIGLRSELDALPILEQNNSNYKSENEGVMHACGHDVHTAILLGAAEIIWENKELLKHPIKLFFQPGEEKNPGGASLMIADGALQNPPVHELFALHVFPEMETGRVGFRPGLYMASCDEIYLTINGKGGHGATPHQTIDPIMVGAQLLTGLQQIVSRKCDPKVPCVLSFGHFEAIGATNIIPEKAILKGTFRTMNEDWRKEALEMIAKHVHATCEQFGATADLEISKGYPYLENDTVLTEKMIARSTNFFGKNKVEELPIRLTSEDFSFYAQEIPVCFFRLGVRNEELGIVYGVHHPKFDIDSKALIVGMQAMCLAAFE, from the coding sequence ATGGATTCAGCAATTCAGCATATTATTCGAACTCGATCAACGGAACTTTTTGATAAAGTAAAGGGATACAGAGAGCACATGCACCGTTTTCCCGAATTGTCTTATGCCGAATTCAAGACGATGAGCTTTGTTGCTGAGCAATTGGAAAAAATCGGAATTCCTTATCAGAAAGAAGTTGCAGGAACTGGAATTTTAGCAATAATCCGTTCTTCTAAACATACTGAAAATGATTCGTGTATTGGTTTGAGATCTGAATTAGATGCGTTGCCCATTTTAGAACAAAACAATAGTAATTACAAATCAGAAAATGAAGGTGTGATGCATGCTTGTGGGCATGATGTTCACACAGCTATTTTATTAGGAGCAGCAGAAATTATTTGGGAGAATAAAGAATTGTTGAAGCATCCGATTAAGTTGTTTTTTCAACCCGGAGAAGAGAAGAATCCAGGGGGGGCTTCTTTGATGATTGCTGATGGAGCTTTACAAAATCCACCAGTTCATGAATTGTTTGCACTGCATGTTTTTCCAGAAATGGAAACGGGTAGAGTAGGTTTTAGACCGGGATTGTACATGGCTTCTTGTGATGAAATTTATTTGACAATCAACGGAAAAGGTGGGCATGGAGCAACTCCACATCAAACCATCGATCCGATTATGGTTGGTGCGCAACTGTTGACAGGTTTGCAACAAATTGTGAGTCGAAAATGTGACCCAAAAGTTCCTTGTGTATTGTCTTTTGGGCATTTTGAAGCCATCGGAGCAACGAATATAATTCCAGAAAAAGCAATTTTGAAGGGAACTTTCCGTACCATGAATGAGGATTGGAGAAAGGAAGCTTTAGAGATGATTGCAAAACACGTTCATGCAACATGTGAGCAGTTTGGTGCAACAGCTGATTTGGAAATTTCCAAAGGATATCCTTATTTGGAAAATGATACTGTTTTGACTGAGAAAATGATTGCTCGAAGCACTAATTTCTTTGGAAAGAATAAAGTCGAGGAATTGCCTATTCGCTTAACTTCAGAGGACTTTTCGTTCTACGCACAGGAAATTCCAGTTTGTTTTTTCCGTTTGGGAGTTCGAAATGAAGAATTAGGCATTGTTTATGGTGTACATCATCCGAAATTTGATATTGACAGCAAAGCATTGATTGTTGGAATGCAAGCAATGTGTTTAGCTGCTTTTGAATAA